From the Lathyrus oleraceus cultivar Zhongwan6 chromosome 4, CAAS_Psat_ZW6_1.0, whole genome shotgun sequence genome, one window contains:
- the LOC127137009 gene encoding uncharacterized protein LOC127137009 codes for MADRRKGHGRPRTQNSDSEPPSGSEGFQWPQFMQQMQQQHNQFMQQMMQQWNGGFHPQGVPQEAVGGSFRDFFRMNPPEFHGGLNPVKAHEWITNMESIFQIVHCSEENKVLFASHMMKGPAVRWWDNASTLMTNQGVPRDWEHFKTTFLDKYFPSSLRTQKEFEFQQLRRGPMTVAAYTEKFEDMTAYSRQATYAPDEKWKIDQFLFGLRGEISHSVSQREFTTYAELLRQCCVAENSLKEVQEERDQFRSGQKDQGRPGNQFRPRPQAFKGKQVQHARPNHPP; via the coding sequence ATGGCTGACAGACGTAAAGGTCATGGTAGACCCAGAACTCAGAATTCGGACTCCGAACCGCCAAGTGGTAGTGAAGGTTTTCAATGGCCTCAGTTCATGcaacagatgcaacaacaacataatcAATTCATGCAACAGATGATGCAACAGTGGAATGGTGGTTTTCATCCTCAAGGGGTTCCACAAGAAGCTGTAGGTGGTAGTTTCCGAGATTTCTTCCGCATGAATCCTCCTGAGTTCCATGGTGGGTTAAATCCTGTGAAGGCTCATGAGTGGATAACCAACATGGAAAGTATTTTTCAGATAGTGCATTGTAGTGAAGAGAATAAGGTTTTGTTTGCTTCTCACATGATGAAGGGTCCAGCTGTGAGATGGTGGGATAATGCTTCGACTCTCATGACCAATCAAGGAGTACCTAGGGATTGGGAGCATTTTAAGACTACTTTCCTGGATAAGTATTTTCCTAGCTCTTTGAGGACTCAGAAAGAATTTGAGTTTCAGCAGCTTAGACGGGGTCCTATGACAGTAGCTGCATATACTGAGAAATTTGAAGACATGACTGCTTATTCTAGACAAGCCACGTACGCAccagatgagaaatggaagatCGATCAATTCCTTTTTGGTCTAAGAGGTGAAATTTCTCACAGTGTTTCTCAAAGGGAATTCACCACTTATGCTGAATTGTTAAGGCAATGTTGTGTGGCTGAGAATAGTTTGAAGGAAGTTCAAGAAGAAAGGGATCAGTTTAGGAGTGGACAGAAGGACCAAGGGAGGCCAGGTAACCAGTTTAGGCCTAGACCTCAGGCTTTCAAGGGGAAACAAGTGCAGCATGCAAGACCTAACCATCCTCCGTAA